A single Acetivibrio cellulolyticus CD2 DNA region contains:
- a CDS encoding carbohydrate-binding protein produces the protein MYKNNSRKRKFSLFMACLFLTMALYSNLGISFPTTVSAAGEFNLAIGKASTSDSMKFGSWAFGGNDNNLLTCWSAQDDKPNHWWMVDLKYLYTLSGSEVVWQFDKVLYKYKIEVSSDKLTWLTVVDKTDNTAKTQTQSDSFTATARYVKITITGVPPSYKPSFYEFRVFGYFKAWFVPTPAKIATATPTLTATPKKTATSTPTLTSTPTKTATPTPAPTLTATPTKTATSTPTLTPTPSLSGVIYQAESASYGKCYSETSNLGYTGESYLNFYNEAGGYIEWKVNAINSGSNTFVLRYSNGTNATRGVDIIVNGNTVNYSASFPETDSWTTWSEKSFTANLNAGNNIIRISAVTSDGGPNIDYLRIYGSSSLSLVSATPSPTITPTLVVTPTPVGTLYLAESASYCNCVIESINKGYTGYAYLNPNDAVGSYIEWHINLPKSVNTNLAFRYANGTTSSRPMDLYVNNVKVLSGVMFEDTGSWSTWLEKSVTVNLNSGGNSIRLTSTDSISGPNFDCLRVFEASTATPTAIPTATSTATPTATAKSTATPSATATATPIATAKSTATATPATTPAPTTTLVMSPSPAPADLAASLSVSRAATNSVDFGIASTMSLSQNGSISIPGAIKGKKEIILVMENSLATNSLYSDASTPLDYGLFAKRNISSVGDIATINGSVNANSKLVSNITTLNVRDILSAEGYSVSTPNLNVNWFINNVEPIEMPDFHTALINNAEANSMVFKPEDFVDSKFKLMPGQPNFMITYYSSTNTFLITGSGTLKIESSMYFQGNVTISVTRTENTNQNFLLADGNIVIQGNDYSPADSADILNLYSIYGSIRFSTNYATIQGIMYTAGITGNPKYTTEVGNIFLEGIGNTVFGSVVAGNDIILQGSNTKVEYPAEGLGDAKSKYYGATGSGFCFKEIAKQFVDKFASSETKMGVVQYSDSANLNSFLLYDLSSSAGVSNLKAEIDNILVNNTTQSNMGDGLRRAYHTLNNQPSSDASKYIITLSASSPNKWTSNDAAYSTYKTDNTSAAYTSGDGKLDTNGKGLDYAKKIGGIINSSSIEPIFIDYSGNSDITSKLEAISLIAGSEEVSTGTHYYSTSAVYDMDSIIRNIYKKPVDKVTLKNVLYEEIYPEGVVVSEVPSGMNITQVLVDGKNRYKVSGLLGNITLTYDGTKYVISPYSFNIKVKYRKVGMVSFVGSDSKFAYTLNCVDINGYDKTVVVEKSLNDFSVNVIWKIDIG, from the coding sequence ATGTATAAAAATAATTCAAGAAAAAGAAAGTTTTCATTGTTTATGGCATGCCTATTTCTTACGATGGCTTTATACTCAAATTTAGGCATATCATTTCCGACAACTGTATCTGCAGCGGGAGAATTTAATCTTGCTATCGGAAAAGCTTCTACTTCCGACAGCATGAAGTTTGGAAGTTGGGCTTTTGGTGGAAATGACAATAACCTCTTAACTTGTTGGTCAGCACAGGATGATAAGCCTAACCACTGGTGGATGGTGGACTTGAAGTATTTATATACTCTTTCTGGTTCAGAAGTTGTATGGCAGTTCGATAAAGTTTTATACAAATATAAAATAGAGGTATCCTCAGATAAATTAACCTGGCTTACGGTGGTTGACAAAACAGACAACACTGCTAAGACTCAGACTCAAAGTGACAGCTTTACAGCAACTGCAAGGTATGTAAAAATTACTATAACGGGCGTTCCACCAAGTTATAAGCCAAGTTTTTATGAGTTTAGGGTTTTTGGATATTTTAAAGCATGGTTTGTTCCAACACCAGCTAAGATAGCAACAGCAACACCAACATTAACAGCAACCCCAAAAAAGACAGCAACATCAACGCCAACATTAACATCAACACCGACAAAGACAGCGACACCAACACCAGCACCAACATTAACAGCAACCCCAACAAAGACAGCAACATCAACGCCAACATTAACCCCAACCCCATCATTATCAGGTGTGATATATCAGGCGGAATCAGCCAGCTATGGTAAATGTTATAGTGAAACATCAAACTTGGGATATACTGGGGAATCATATTTAAATTTCTATAACGAAGCTGGAGGATACATTGAATGGAAGGTCAATGCTATAAACTCTGGAAGTAATACTTTTGTTTTAAGATATTCAAACGGAACGAATGCAACGCGAGGAGTAGATATAATAGTTAACGGTAATACCGTTAACTACAGTGCTTCTTTTCCCGAAACCGATAGTTGGACAACATGGAGTGAAAAATCTTTTACTGCAAATCTGAATGCTGGAAACAACATTATCAGGATTTCTGCAGTTACCTCAGACGGTGGACCTAATATTGATTACCTGAGAATCTATGGAAGTTCGTCTTTGTCCTTAGTAAGTGCGACACCTTCTCCAACAATAACTCCAACATTGGTTGTTACTCCAACGCCTGTTGGTACATTATATCTTGCAGAATCGGCAAGTTATTGTAATTGTGTTATTGAATCTATAAATAAGGGATATACTGGGTATGCATATTTGAATCCAAATGATGCAGTAGGAAGTTATATAGAATGGCATATAAATTTACCTAAATCGGTAAATACTAACTTGGCTTTCAGGTATGCTAATGGAACAACTTCGAGCAGACCAATGGATTTATATGTTAATAATGTTAAAGTACTTAGTGGGGTCATGTTTGAAGACACTGGCAGTTGGTCAACATGGCTAGAAAAATCTGTTACAGTGAATCTGAATTCAGGAGGCAATTCTATTCGTTTAACTTCTACAGACTCAATCAGTGGTCCAAATTTTGATTGCCTTAGGGTTTTTGAAGCTTCAACTGCAACACCAACAGCTATACCAACGGCTACATCAACTGCTACACCAACAGCAACGGCTAAATCAACTGCAACACCGTCAGCTACAGCAACAGCAACGCCAATAGCAACGGCTAAATCAACAGCAACAGCTACACCAGCGACAACGCCAGCACCAACAACTACCCTAGTAATGAGTCCTTCACCTGCTCCTGCTGATTTAGCTGCAAGTTTATCTGTTTCAAGAGCTGCAACGAACAGTGTGGATTTTGGTATTGCTTCCACTATGTCATTATCACAGAACGGAAGTATTTCAATTCCTGGAGCCATAAAAGGAAAGAAGGAAATAATACTTGTAATGGAAAATTCATTAGCTACAAACAGCCTTTACTCTGACGCTTCAACACCTTTAGATTATGGACTGTTTGCAAAAAGAAACATATCATCAGTTGGAGATATTGCAACCATTAATGGAAGTGTTAATGCAAATAGTAAATTAGTTTCCAACATAACAACCCTTAACGTAAGGGATATTCTTTCGGCTGAAGGATACTCAGTATCAACGCCAAACCTAAATGTTAATTGGTTTATAAACAACGTGGAACCTATAGAAATGCCTGATTTCCATACAGCTTTAATAAATAATGCAGAAGCCAATTCAATGGTTTTTAAGCCTGAAGATTTTGTTGATTCCAAATTTAAGCTAATGCCAGGGCAACCTAATTTTATGATTACATACTATTCTTCGACTAATACTTTTTTAATAACAGGTTCAGGTACATTAAAGATTGAGTCATCCATGTACTTCCAAGGAAATGTAACAATTTCTGTAACCAGAACGGAAAACACAAATCAAAATTTTCTGTTGGCTGACGGAAATATAGTAATACAGGGAAATGATTACTCACCTGCTGATTCGGCTGATATTCTTAATCTATACTCAATATATGGTTCGATTCGTTTTAGTACCAATTATGCTACAATACAGGGTATTATGTATACGGCCGGGATAACAGGAAATCCAAAATATACTACTGAAGTTGGAAATATCTTTTTAGAAGGTATTGGAAATACAGTTTTTGGCTCGGTAGTTGCTGGAAATGATATTATTTTGCAAGGGTCAAATACAAAAGTTGAATATCCAGCAGAAGGTCTTGGTGATGCTAAAAGTAAATACTATGGTGCTACAGGATCGGGTTTTTGTTTTAAAGAAATTGCCAAGCAATTTGTAGATAAATTCGCAAGTTCAGAAACAAAAATGGGAGTAGTTCAATACTCTGATTCTGCTAATTTGAACAGCTTTTTACTTTATGACCTGTCTAGTTCGGCTGGAGTATCAAATTTGAAGGCGGAAATTGACAACATATTAGTAAACAACACAACACAAAGTAATATGGGAGATGGCTTAAGAAGGGCTTATCATACGTTAAATAACCAGCCATCGTCCGATGCTTCAAAATATATAATAACTTTAAGTGCATCTTCACCAAACAAATGGACAAGTAATGATGCTGCTTACTCAACATATAAAACTGATAATACAAGTGCAGCTTATACGTCTGGAGATGGGAAATTGGATACTAATGGGAAAGGCTTAGACTATGCGAAAAAAATCGGAGGTATAATTAATTCAAGCAGTATTGAACCAATCTTTATTGATTACTCTGGCAATTCAGATATTACAAGCAAACTTGAAGCTATATCATTAATTGCGGGATCGGAAGAGGTATCAACCGGAACGCATTATTACAGCACGTCAGCGGTTTATGATATGGATTCAATTATTAGGAACATATATAAAAAACCAGTGGATAAGGTTACTTTAAAAAATGTACTCTATGAGGAAATATATCCAGAAGGAGTAGTTGTAAGTGAAGTACCTTCAGGAATGAATATAACACAGGTTTTGGTGGACGGAAAAAACAGATACAAGGTTTCCGGGTTATTGGGAAATATAACTCTCACTTATGATGGGACCAAATATGTTATAAGTCCTTATAGTTTTAACATTAAGGTTAAATACAGGAAAGTTGGAATGGTATCATTTGTCGGATCAGATTCAAAGTTTGCGTATACTCTCAATTGTGTTGATATAAATGGTTATGATAAGACCGTAGTAGTTGAAAAAAGTCTAAATGATTTTAGCGTAAACGTAATCTGGAAAATTGATATAGGTTAG
- a CDS encoding SPFH domain-containing protein — MSMLSGVFLGLLAWFIVRFVFTGFYIVNQNQRAVKTVFGRAQRIENKTTLDDPISELLREDEQSRYAYPQLRVIQPGGPYFKWPWEKVYKVSIATETVNMAFDPEDRRANNNNTVLDAVTKDQLNIGLTGQIRFRVSERNLYAYIFGVKNPLAHVMGYFVSVLRERISNFEAPESEGNNETPAAAAQGISINDLRKNLRDLNDHMDKECQVSVARYGVVLEASLITGIDPPAEVESALAAINTAHNQVSSDISLAQAAADQKVVQSKRAVEIETLNAEAEVEKLNRLAQQLSELKTQGSKESLDVYLRNVKLSLLDKTKRIIKEG; from the coding sequence ATGAGTATGCTAAGTGGAGTGTTTTTAGGTTTATTGGCCTGGTTTATTGTAAGATTCGTTTTTACAGGGTTTTACATTGTAAACCAAAATCAAAGAGCCGTAAAAACAGTGTTTGGACGTGCACAGAGAATTGAAAATAAGACTACGTTGGATGATCCGATTTCTGAGCTTCTTCGTGAGGATGAACAATCAAGATATGCTTATCCTCAGCTTAGAGTAATACAACCGGGAGGACCATATTTCAAGTGGCCTTGGGAGAAAGTTTATAAGGTTTCAATTGCCACAGAAACAGTAAATATGGCTTTTGATCCGGAAGATAGAAGGGCAAATAATAATAACACAGTATTGGATGCTGTTACAAAGGACCAGTTGAATATTGGACTTACAGGACAGATACGTTTTAGGGTATCGGAACGTAATTTGTATGCCTATATATTTGGCGTAAAGAATCCGCTTGCCCACGTTATGGGATACTTTGTCTCAGTATTGAGGGAACGTATTTCCAATTTTGAAGCTCCAGAATCAGAAGGTAATAATGAAACACCAGCTGCTGCAGCACAGGGAATATCTATCAATGACCTTAGAAAAAACCTGCGGGACTTAAATGACCATATGGATAAAGAATGTCAGGTATCAGTTGCGCGTTACGGAGTTGTACTGGAAGCTTCACTTATAACAGGTATAGATCCTCCAGCAGAAGTAGAATCTGCTCTTGCAGCTATTAATACTGCTCACAATCAGGTATCCTCGGATATCAGCCTTGCACAAGCAGCAGCAGATCAGAAAGTAGTTCAATCTAAACGTGCTGTTGAGATTGAAACACTAAATGCTGAAGCTGAGGTTGAAAAATTGAACCGTCTAGCGCAGCAGTTATCTGAGTTGAAAACTCAGGGAAGCAAGGAATCTCTGGATGTTTATTTACGCAATGTTAAGCTAAGTCTTTTGGATAAAACCAAGAGAATTATTAAGGAGGGCTGA
- a CDS encoding SPFH domain-containing protein, with product MTTTGFALVSFFVFLIGIPLFLGVLRFFGFYVIVQERQALVYVLFGNVVGQIDEPGLHFLWPKLGMQALVINWLGRCYKVNMKLDQEYLRSQPVNSEEGAPMGIGIWYEMYISNPLDYIFRNTDPRGSLAANVGNSTVRCLSNLPLEKMLVDRHTMSKTVRDEVSEKSNEWGYMLGSCYVRKVHFRDLEMIRQIESKVVNRLRQVTSAIKQDGANQVNIIRSTADKTAAVDFGKAATIRPKIVGETLRKIANDKDVAATMFEILETERIIDKDIPIEMVPKGNDLLSQMLASK from the coding sequence ATGACTACTACTGGATTTGCATTAGTATCATTCTTTGTATTTTTGATTGGTATTCCATTGTTTTTAGGTGTTCTAAGGTTTTTCGGTTTTTATGTTATAGTGCAGGAGAGGCAGGCACTAGTATATGTGCTCTTTGGTAATGTGGTTGGGCAAATTGATGAGCCTGGTTTGCATTTTTTATGGCCAAAGCTTGGAATGCAGGCTCTTGTGATAAATTGGCTGGGAAGGTGCTATAAGGTAAATATGAAGCTTGACCAGGAGTATCTTAGAAGTCAGCCTGTTAACTCGGAAGAAGGAGCACCAATGGGTATAGGTATCTGGTATGAGATGTATATCAGCAATCCTCTCGATTATATATTCAGAAATACCGATCCACGTGGCTCACTTGCTGCAAATGTAGGCAATTCAACTGTAAGATGTCTTAGTAATTTGCCATTGGAAAAAATGTTGGTTGACCGACATACAATGAGTAAGACCGTAAGGGATGAAGTTTCCGAAAAGTCCAACGAATGGGGCTATATGCTAGGGTCGTGTTATGTTCGTAAGGTACATTTCAGAGATCTGGAAATGATAAGGCAGATTGAGAGCAAGGTTGTGAATCGTTTAAGACAGGTAACTTCGGCTATTAAGCAGGATGGAGCAAATCAGGTTAACATTATCAGGAGTACAGCAGATAAAACTGCTGCTGTAGATTTTGGTAAAGCTGCAACCATTAGACCTAAGATAGTAGGAGAAACGCTCAGAAAAATTGCAAATGACAAGGATGTTGCAGCTACAATGTTTGAAATTTTAGAGACTGAACGGATTATTGACAAGGATATACCTATTGAAATGGTACCAAAGGGAAATGATCTATTATCACAGATGCTTGCAAGTAAATAA
- a CDS encoding S-layer homology domain-containing protein, whose product MQKLSATLVALVMTTSIFTTTFAQESTNVKTHWAQEKMQRWSDIGIIKGSGNGDLRPDDNITRAEVATIINKVFGLISKSSIQFSDVKLNSWYADELLKAREAGYYNGYTGNISNADSKITRQDTAVMLLKVFGLDTSSALDSSNSFIDAGNISSYATAAVNKLSGDGIIKGYSDGSFLPKSNITRAEFISIIDNLVKLLCNASGTYGSNNVSGHVIVNQPSVELKDMTIGGNLYLTEGIGNGSVTLNNITVTEMTYISGGKDSIKFTDSKLNLVIVNVKDPNASIIFTGTSNISKLTVNSPAQIQFDTNVQAELLINSDGVVINGQTLIKGIAKVGNGKVTQNISETNPEIPAAGPSSTPAATPAITPTIGSNSGNSGNSVNSGNPDNSGGNKTDIPKATPTSTPTSTPTSTPTLTPTSTSTSTPTSIPTLTPTSTPTSIPTSIPTLTPTLTPTSTPTSTSLIVSISDLNDVTVVPGNIPILPETVTVTYYDGSTEVIAVTWPTVDTSEAGEQIIEGTVADTTLTAIVKVIVVPELVLESATVDNLMEIVLNFNKPLLDSDKAENEENYEISDDYFIEDNYVANAELSSDKKAVTLLLKYPLGEQDDIVVTILSDIGLKNDTKITIDNIEDTVAPTVTGVAAVGSSMLKLTFSEPVQNSNVISNYTIDGELFESSQPVLSNNGKTVTFYLTNHLTLGSHMLVVNNEICDYSFWGIGENETEFTVVEDTTAPTGVIESATQTKVVIKFSEEVEFSDMDNISTDSSAIIEAVELDDDDMTLSIYFSIDAPLPTTGSLLTIKNLTDYSGNKVDFKISVPPTNDIISPEFDMYFLSQDQTQLILEFSEDVSALADITLIDQEGNEIPVTVLGYYYNTEYDKVEKYRLVVERTDSKPFDLEAYILTISDVTDLSPIGNKILETTVGIDLGDQTAPNVSNIYAKPEDNTLLIVFNEKVDAVTAETKTNYTYTLSDHICYHLNADTSVTLLPDGQTVSIKFPIDDDKVDEANWININDIEIFQISAVTDLAGNKMPPLAFTSFDEIGNEPEVK is encoded by the coding sequence ATGCAGAAACTATCGGCAACGTTAGTTGCATTGGTCATGACAACATCAATATTCACTACAACCTTTGCACAAGAATCAACAAATGTTAAAACTCACTGGGCTCAGGAAAAAATGCAGAGATGGTCAGATATCGGTATTATAAAAGGATCCGGTAACGGAGATTTAAGACCCGATGACAATATCACAAGAGCTGAAGTTGCGACAATAATCAACAAAGTATTTGGACTCATTTCTAAATCATCTATTCAGTTTAGCGACGTAAAGCTAAACTCCTGGTATGCTGATGAACTGTTAAAAGCTAGAGAAGCCGGTTATTACAACGGATATACAGGCAACATTTCAAATGCCGATTCAAAAATCACCAGACAAGACACAGCTGTAATGCTTTTAAAGGTCTTCGGTCTAGATACTTCTAGTGCCCTTGACTCATCCAACTCATTTATAGATGCCGGAAATATTTCCAGCTATGCAACTGCTGCAGTAAATAAGCTATCTGGTGACGGAATTATTAAAGGTTATTCAGATGGAAGCTTTCTTCCAAAATCAAATATAACCAGAGCCGAATTCATTTCTATTATCGATAATCTTGTAAAATTGTTATGCAATGCTTCAGGTACATATGGTTCAAATAACGTGTCAGGTCACGTAATTGTTAATCAACCTTCAGTTGAATTAAAGGATATGACTATTGGCGGAAACCTGTACCTGACTGAAGGTATAGGTAACGGCAGTGTTACACTTAATAACATCACTGTAACAGAAATGACTTATATTTCAGGCGGTAAGGATAGCATAAAATTCACTGACTCAAAATTAAACCTGGTTATAGTTAACGTTAAAGACCCAAATGCCAGTATAATATTTACAGGAACATCAAATATCAGCAAACTGACTGTAAACAGCCCTGCACAAATTCAGTTTGATACAAATGTACAGGCAGAGCTGTTAATTAATTCCGACGGTGTAGTGATAAATGGTCAAACATTAATAAAAGGCATCGCAAAGGTTGGAAATGGAAAAGTTACACAGAATATCAGTGAAACTAATCCTGAAATTCCAGCTGCTGGCCCTTCCAGCACACCTGCAGCCACTCCTGCAATTACACCAACAATCGGAAGTAATTCTGGCAACTCTGGTAATTCTGTTAATTCTGGTAACCCTGATAATTCTGGCGGAAATAAAACAGACATACCTAAAGCAACACCTACTTCTACCCCAACATCGACTCCTACTTCAACTCCTACTTTAACTCCTACTTCAACTTCTACTTCAACTCCTACTTCAATACCTACTTTAACTCCTACTTCAACTCCTACTTCAATACCTACTTCAATACCTACTTTAACACCTACTTTAACTCCTACTTCAACTCCTACTTCAACTTCTTTAATTGTGTCTATATCAGACCTTAATGACGTTACAGTTGTACCAGGTAATATTCCTATACTTCCTGAAACAGTCACTGTAACCTATTATGATGGATCTACTGAAGTTATTGCTGTTACATGGCCAACAGTCGATACTTCAGAGGCTGGTGAACAGATAATTGAAGGTACAGTAGCTGATACTACACTTACAGCTATTGTTAAAGTTATAGTAGTTCCAGAATTGGTACTCGAAAGTGCAACAGTAGATAATCTTATGGAAATAGTCCTTAACTTCAACAAACCTTTATTAGATAGCGATAAAGCTGAAAATGAAGAAAACTATGAGATAAGTGATGATTATTTTATAGAAGATAATTACGTTGCAAACGCAGAACTCTCATCCGATAAGAAAGCCGTAACCTTACTTCTTAAATACCCACTTGGGGAACAGGATGATATTGTGGTTACAATTCTATCAGATATTGGACTAAAAAATGATACTAAAATAACTATTGATAATATTGAAGATACTGTAGCTCCTACAGTTACTGGAGTAGCAGCAGTGGGTAGTTCCATGTTGAAATTAACATTCAGCGAACCTGTTCAAAATTCAAATGTTATTTCAAACTACACCATAGATGGAGAGTTATTTGAGTCTTCACAGCCTGTATTATCTAATAATGGCAAAACAGTAACCTTCTATTTGACAAACCATTTAACATTAGGTTCTCATATGCTGGTTGTAAATAATGAAATTTGCGACTACTCATTTTGGGGTATTGGAGAAAACGAAACCGAATTTACAGTTGTTGAAGATACAACCGCACCAACCGGAGTAATTGAAAGTGCTACCCAAACAAAAGTTGTGATCAAATTCAGTGAAGAAGTTGAATTTTCAGACATGGATAATATATCCACTGATTCAAGTGCTATAATAGAGGCTGTTGAACTCGATGATGATGACATGACACTTTCAATTTATTTTAGTATTGATGCTCCCTTGCCAACAACCGGCAGTCTATTAACTATCAAGAATCTCACTGACTACAGTGGAAATAAAGTTGATTTTAAAATTAGTGTACCACCAACTAATGATATAATCAGTCCGGAATTTGACATGTATTTCTTATCCCAAGATCAGACACAACTTATTCTTGAGTTTTCTGAAGATGTAAGTGCACTTGCTGACATAACGCTTATAGACCAGGAAGGCAATGAAATTCCAGTTACAGTTCTTGGATACTATTATAATACGGAATACGATAAAGTTGAAAAATATAGACTTGTTGTGGAAAGAACAGATTCTAAACCTTTTGATTTGGAAGCATACATTTTGACAATTTCAGATGTAACTGATTTGAGTCCAATTGGTAATAAAATTCTTGAAACTACTGTAGGTATTGATTTAGGCGATCAAACCGCCCCTAATGTTTCAAATATTTATGCAAAACCAGAAGATAACACTCTTTTAATAGTGTTTAATGAAAAAGTAGATGCAGTAACTGCAGAAACTAAAACAAACTATACCTATACCCTATCCGATCACATATGTTATCACTTAAATGCTGATACTTCTGTGACATTATTACCAGATGGGCAAACCGTAAGTATTAAGTTCCCAATTGATGATGACAAGGTTGATGAGGCAAACTGGATAAACATTAATGATATTGAAATTTTCCAGATAAGCGCAGTAACAGACCTTGCTGGAAATAAAATGCCACCGCTTGCATTCACAAGCTTCGATGAAATTGGTAACGAACCTGAAGTTAAATAA
- a CDS encoding transposase, with amino-acid sequence MVKLYKQISFADTFEECKDVFQNNKPKFLKLLSQHLDLSSLIPQDFYWSYHKTLGRDRKYSLSSMLSALVLQKILGIPTVSLLIIFLNLCHEAREFCGLPDVPHNSQFTRFKQDFVIYLENFFNHLVDITEPICQEINTTLASTIAYDTSGIETFVTENNPKFINSIIKKLKAFYKDKPDVDVYKMAYSLMPSSSLCKQKIRQLYINGYFCYVY; translated from the coding sequence ATGGTAAAACTTTATAAACAAATTTCTTTTGCTGACACATTCGAAGAATGTAAAGATGTTTTTCAAAATAATAAGCCAAAATTTCTTAAGCTACTCTCACAACATCTTGATTTATCTTCGCTTATACCACAGGATTTTTATTGGTCTTACCACAAAACTCTAGGGAGAGACCGTAAATATTCACTCTCTTCAATGCTTTCAGCATTAGTTCTGCAGAAAATTCTTGGCATTCCTACAGTTTCGCTACTCATTATTTTTCTTAATTTATGCCATGAAGCCCGTGAATTCTGTGGCCTTCCAGACGTCCCTCATAACTCTCAGTTTACACGGTTCAAACAAGATTTCGTTATTTACCTGGAAAACTTCTTTAACCACCTTGTAGATATTACAGAACCTATTTGCCAGGAAATTAACACTACTCTTGCATCCACTATCGCTTATGATACTTCAGGTATTGAAACCTTTGTAACTGAGAATAACCCAAAGTTCATAAATTCTATCATAAAAAAACTCAAGGCTTTCTACAAGGACAAGCCTGATGTCGATGTATATAAAATGGCTTATAGCCTTATGCCTTCTTCAAGCCTCTGCAAACAAAAAATCAGGCAACTCTACATAAACGGCTACTTCTGCTATGTCTACAA